The Algoriphagus sanaruensis genome window below encodes:
- a CDS encoding PolC-type DNA polymerase III — protein sequence MSWIDWFKSSKPRAAFLEGYVAANTEKIPGIRPIDQLTFVILDTETTGFDPNSDHVLSFGGIKIKKNILQIADSVEWYPKTDRQPNATATVHGILQQRNQLELKEFAVKLVEFLGNGILVGHHVGFDLSMLAQILKPFGLSNFLNPVIDTVQFAIRLDYGPLADLSQIAKEPYSLDQLCTRFGIQLDDRHTAAGDAFLTAQLFLKMLKEAEKKGIRTYSDLFR from the coding sequence ATGAGCTGGATAGATTGGTTCAAGTCATCTAAGCCGAGGGCTGCATTTTTGGAAGGATATGTCGCTGCAAACACAGAAAAAATCCCTGGCATTCGTCCCATCGATCAATTAACCTTTGTAATCCTGGATACTGAAACGACCGGTTTTGATCCAAATTCCGATCATGTGCTTTCCTTTGGAGGTATTAAAATCAAAAAAAATATCCTTCAGATCGCTGATAGTGTGGAATGGTATCCCAAGACAGATCGCCAACCCAATGCTACAGCTACAGTGCACGGAATCCTCCAGCAAAGAAATCAACTGGAATTGAAAGAATTTGCCGTGAAATTGGTGGAATTTCTGGGAAATGGAATCCTTGTGGGGCATCACGTAGGCTTTGACCTAAGTATGCTCGCTCAAATTTTGAAGCCTTTTGGGCTTTCCAATTTCCTAAACCCAGTGATCGACACCGTGCAGTTTGCTATCCGATTGGATTACGGACCATTGGCCGATCTCTCTCAAATCGCCAAAGAGCCCTATAGTCTGGATCAACTTTGTACCCGATTTGGAATCCAGCTTGATGATAGACACACCGCTGCAGGTGACGCTTTTTTGACAGCTCAACTTTTCCTTAAAATGCTCAAAGAAGCTGAAAAAAAAGGAATTCGAACCTATTCTGATTTATTCCGGTAG